The sequence CGCGGCAGGAGCTCCTGGCGAACGTCGACAAGATCTGGGACCTGGTCGAATCCGGTAAGGAGGTCAGCTTCGAGGACCGAGCTGCCGGTCGCCGAACGCAGGTCCGGGCCGCATGGCGGGCGGTCACCGCCGTCGATCAGATCTTCGCGCGGTCCGGCGGTAACGCTCTGCGCATGGACAAGCCGCTGCAGCGGTATTGGCGGGACGCGCACGCCGGGCTGGCTCACGCCATTCATGTCCCCAGCACCGTGTACCACGCATCGGCGCTCAGCTCGCTCGGCCTCGACCCCGCCGACAACCTCAAGTCGATGATCTGACCGGCGTTACCGAAACACGAAGAAGGACAGACACTATGACCGATATCAAGGGACTGGGTTACGTCAAGATCCAGACCAACGACCTCGAACGATGGCGCACGTTCGCGTTCGACGTCCTCGGCTTCGCCGAGGGCAAGGGCCCGGACACGGATGCCCTCTATCTCCGCATGGACGAGCGTGCCGCCCGCATCGTCATCGTTCCGGGAGACACCGACGAGGTGGTCACCATCGGGTGGGAGGTCCGCGATCATGCGGGCCTGGTGCGCGTGCAGGAAGCGGTCGAAGGCGCCGGGATCGCGGTGAAGCCGCTGTCGGTGGAAGAAGCGGACGCCCGCCGCGTCGAAGAGGTGGTCACCTTCCAGGACCCGACCGGGGCGACGATCGAGATCTTCCACGGCGCCGTCCTCGATCACTCTCCGGTGGTCACCCCGTTCGGCGCGAAGTTCGTGACCGGCGCGCAGGGACTCGGACATGTGGTGCTGCCGGTGATGGACATCAATGGGGCCTTCGACTTCTACACCGACGTGCTGGGGTTCCTGCCCCGCGGCGCCTTCCGGATCCCGGCGCCGCCGGAGTTCGGCCCGATGCGGGTTCGCTTCATGGGTGTCAACGAGCGGCACCACAGCCTGGCGCTGTGCCCCGCACCCCACGGCGGCGCCCCGGGACTGGTGCACATCATGGTGGAGGTCGACACACTCGACGCCGTCGGACAAGCCCTCGACCGGGTCGTGAAGGACGGGTTCTCCGTCTCTTCCACGCTGGGCCGGCACACCAACGACAAGATGGTGTCGTTCTACGTGCGTGCCCCCGGTGGCTGGGACATCGAGTTCGGCACCGAGGGCATGAAGGTGGACGAGAAGTACTACTCGGCCGAAGAGATCACCGCCGACAGCTACTGGGGCCATGACTGGTCCGGAAGCGAACCGCTGGCCGCCATGTAGCGGCTGTTCGAGGCCCGGTACCTGCGTCGATTGACGCGGTACCGGGCCTTTTGCCTGTTCGGGCAGGCTGACGTATTGCAAATAGGTATATGCCTATTTATAGTAAGTGTCGCCAGTCACACAACGCGTCGTTCTCCAGCACAGCGGCGCAACGGAGGTCCCCATGACTACGACACTCAGCCCCGCAACCCCCACCGCCGGCCTCGATCGAGCCGCTCTTCTCCTCGACGCCTTCGACGGTCCGGGACGGCTCACCCTCGCCCAGATCGTGCGCCGCACGGGACTGCCGCGTTCCTCCGCGCACAGGATGCTCGAGCGGCTGGTGCAGCTGAGGTGGCTGAGACGTGAAGGTCGCGACTACGAACTCGGTATGCGACTGTTCGAGCTCGGTTCGCTCGCCGTGCACCAGGACCGACTGCACCGTGCCGCGCTTCCCTTCCTGCACGAACTGCACCGCCTCACCGGCCATGCCGTCCATTTCGCCATCCTCGAGGGCATCGACGTCGTGTATCTCGAGAAGATCGCCGGACGCTTCGGGGTCGGACTTCCGTCGCGGGTGGGCGGCCGCCAGCCCGCGCACTGTACGAGCGTGGGCAAAGTGCTGCTGGCCCATTCGTCCGAGGACGTGGTCGACCGCGTCGTCGACGCCGGGTTGCCGCGTAGCACGCGGTTCAGCATCGACTCACCTGCGGCCTTCCGCGCGGAGCTGCAGAAGACGCGCGAACGGGGAGCGGCGTACGACCGGGAAGAGGACCTCGTGGGCGTCAGCTGTGTTGCCGTGCCCGTGGGCACCGAGGGCAACGTGGTGGCGGCAATTTCCGTCTGCGGACCCAGCAGCCAGATCAAGCTCGACCACCGGCTGACCGCTCCGATCCGCATGGCGGCCAAAGGAACCTGGCGCAACTACATGGCGACCGCGACGCCGAGCGCAGGCCGCGCCGACCGGCATTCCGCCTGAACTCGAGTCGGGGGCCTTTGTCGGCAATAGATTTATGTCTCCGCGACGTAATTGGCCACGAACCGCACTCGGTCGCTGCGGCACGACCGGTTGATGTAGACGGTGGCCTTGCCGTCCTCGTCGAGATTCAGCCCATCGCGTAGGACGACGGCGGCGCCGGTGGGAATGTCGAGCAGCTCCGCGACCCGCGGCGTGGCCGAGCCGGCTCCGAACGAACGCCACGCGGCCCGAAGGCGCACTCTGTAAGCGTCGTTCCACACCGAGTAGATCGGTGTTCCCTCGCCGAGGAGGCGAGTGATACCGCGAAAGCGCTTGTCGTCCAACCAGTAAGCGTTGACGAACCAGGGATCACCGTCCACCGCGAGGACAGTGTCGATGCGGCGGAGCCTGCAGCCGGGCAGATTCTCCTCGGCTTCGGGGGCGGTGCCGCCGAGGACCACCTCACTCGAGACGAGGAACTCGGTGACGTGCCGCCCGACCGCGGCGAAGGCGTGGCTCATGCCATCCGGATCATTGATGTAGCTGGGCGTCAGCTCGATCGGAAAATGTTGCGGCGGCTGAGCGACGAATGTTCCGGCGCCCTGCCGTGCGACGACGCGGCCTGCCCTGGTGAGTTCACCGATGGCCTGGCGCACCGTGAGTCTGTTGACGCCGAGCTCAGCCGCAAGTTCGGTTTCAGGTGGCAACTTGTCTCCCGGGCGAAGCGATCCGCCGTCGAGCCGGCGCTCCAGCACCTCCTGCACCTGCCGGTAGAGGGGGACCTTGCTGCGACGAAGAGTGCTCGGCATGCCGGAAGTCTAGATGAGTTCGGGATGCCGAGGGGATCGGTGTGACGCTCGATTTATCTGTTGTGAAACGGTTCATCTGCTCGAAACCTCATTGGGTGCGAACGTCTACTTGTCTAGATGAATCTTCGATTACCCCATTGACAGATTCGAGAGGCCTCCCGTGAGTAACAGCCCGAGACTGCGCCGAGCCCTGGCGGCAGCGACCTGCGCTCTGACCGTTTGTGGCGCCGCCGCGTGCGGCGATTCGGCCGCGAACGGCGGCGCACACGCGGTTCTGAAGGTGGGCCTACCGCCCTCCGAGGCCAACGCCGACCTGCAGGCGAAGTTCGCGCCGATCACCGACTTGATCGCCACCGGTTCGGGTAAGCCCGTCGAGGTCAAGCCCACCAGTGACTACCTGTCGATCGTGGAGGCGATGCGTTCGGGACTGATCGATGTGGCCGCATTCAGCCCGTTCCCGACACCGCTCGCCGAGGCTGTTGCCGGTGTCACGCCTCTCGTGGTCGCCAAGGGCGCCGCGTACAGCTCGGTGTTCGTGTGTCGTACGGACACCGGCATCGACTCGATCGACGATCTCCGTGGACGCAAGATCGCGTTCGTCGACGCCGGATCGACCAGCGGCAACTACATCCCGAAGCTCCTGCTGAAGCGGGCCGGCATCAACCCGGACACCGATATCGAGGGCAGTTATGCGGGTGGCCACGACACCGCCCAACTCGCGGTAAAGCAGGGCTCGGTCGACTGCGCCGCCGACGCTCGAACGTCGTATCAGACGATGGTGGACAAGG comes from Rhodococcus oxybenzonivorans and encodes:
- the bphC gene encoding biphenyl-2,3-diol 1,2-dioxygenase — its product is MTDIKGLGYVKIQTNDLERWRTFAFDVLGFAEGKGPDTDALYLRMDERAARIVIVPGDTDEVVTIGWEVRDHAGLVRVQEAVEGAGIAVKPLSVEEADARRVEEVVTFQDPTGATIEIFHGAVLDHSPVVTPFGAKFVTGAQGLGHVVLPVMDINGAFDFYTDVLGFLPRGAFRIPAPPEFGPMRVRFMGVNERHHSLALCPAPHGGAPGLVHIMVEVDTLDAVGQALDRVVKDGFSVSSTLGRHTNDKMVSFYVRAPGGWDIEFGTEGMKVDEKYYSAEEITADSYWGHDWSGSEPLAAM
- a CDS encoding IclR family transcriptional regulator, translated to MTTTLSPATPTAGLDRAALLLDAFDGPGRLTLAQIVRRTGLPRSSAHRMLERLVQLRWLRREGRDYELGMRLFELGSLAVHQDRLHRAALPFLHELHRLTGHAVHFAILEGIDVVYLEKIAGRFGVGLPSRVGGRQPAHCTSVGKVLLAHSSEDVVDRVVDAGLPRSTRFSIDSPAAFRAELQKTRERGAAYDREEDLVGVSCVAVPVGTEGNVVAAISVCGPSSQIKLDHRLTAPIRMAAKGTWRNYMATATPSAGRADRHSA
- a CDS encoding GntR family transcriptional regulator — protein: MPSTLRRSKVPLYRQVQEVLERRLDGGSLRPGDKLPPETELAAELGVNRLTVRQAIGELTRAGRVVARQGAGTFVAQPPQHFPIELTPSYINDPDGMSHAFAAVGRHVTEFLVSSEVVLGGTAPEAEENLPGCRLRRIDTVLAVDGDPWFVNAYWLDDKRFRGITRLLGEGTPIYSVWNDAYRVRLRAAWRSFGAGSATPRVAELLDIPTGAAVVLRDGLNLDEDGKATVYINRSCRSDRVRFVANYVAET
- a CDS encoding phosphate/phosphite/phosphonate ABC transporter substrate-binding protein, whose protein sequence is MSNSPRLRRALAAATCALTVCGAAACGDSAANGGAHAVLKVGLPPSEANADLQAKFAPITDLIATGSGKPVEVKPTSDYLSIVEAMRSGLIDVAAFSPFPTPLAEAVAGVTPLVVAKGAAYSSVFVCRTDTGIDSIDDLRGRKIAFVDAGSTSGNYIPKLLLKRAGINPDTDIEGSYAGGHDTAQLAVKQGSVDCAADARTSYQTMVDKGVIDGSTQRVVAESDPIPVSLVIIARKDLDPALEQGIVDSFVDGDNAAALGVVKATSFEKATAADFDLFRDAASELGVDLEELSRK